One window of the Carnobacterium maltaromaticum DSM 20342 genome contains the following:
- a CDS encoding histidine phosphatase family protein, producing MSGEKQPTIIYLARHGQTWFNTMGRVQGWSDTPLTPAGIEGVEQLGRGLADHHFVSAYSSDSGRARETAQIVLAANKKGKDLRLKERKDIREACFGNFEGDTDENMWTAMAQHVGLETPEEMMAEMNVEGFKKTMNAVSEIDPLGIAEDFPTLQNRLKKAFSEIAEEADQNGGGNVFVVSHGMSIVALTAGLTQDTPIFGVENASITKLYYEAGEFSVKEMGSMDYWK from the coding sequence ATGAGTGGAGAAAAGCAACCAACAATTATTTATTTAGCTAGACATGGACAAACTTGGTTTAACACGATGGGACGTGTGCAAGGCTGGAGTGATACGCCTTTAACACCGGCAGGTATCGAAGGAGTAGAGCAATTAGGTCGAGGATTAGCGGACCATCACTTTGTTTCAGCTTATTCAAGTGATTCAGGACGTGCTAGAGAAACTGCCCAAATTGTTTTAGCTGCAAATAAAAAGGGAAAAGATTTACGCTTAAAAGAACGAAAAGATATTAGGGAAGCTTGCTTTGGTAATTTTGAAGGTGATACAGATGAGAATATGTGGACGGCAATGGCTCAACATGTGGGTTTAGAAACGCCAGAAGAGATGATGGCTGAAATGAATGTTGAAGGGTTTAAGAAAACGATGAATGCTGTATCAGAAATTGATCCTTTAGGGATTGCTGAAGATTTTCCAACATTACAAAATCGCTTAAAAAAAGCCTTTAGTGAAATAGCAGAAGAAGCTGACCAAAATGGGGGCGGCAATGTTTTTGTTGTTAGCCATGGTATGTCAATTGTTGCTTTAACAGCAGGTTTAACGCAAGATACTCCTATTTTTGGTGTTGAAAATGCTAGTATTACGAAGCTTTATTATGAGGCTGGAGAATTTAGTGTCAAAGAAATGGGCTCGATGGATTATTGGAAATAA
- a CDS encoding ABC transporter permease subunit produces the protein MKLSKSLIKQSLYSLLLILGVIALVCYFLNANQLDSNFTVSFQQTIQHLLSFSFWQLFFQNYQTAGQNYTLLLISSSLLFVALFFISYAYFYRFLKPKHLHFLQKFFANLETLPVVTLVLFLQWSFISLHKATGLRLLTTIGTPRQPIFLVPFFILTIFPCIFLINYLTPYIKDAYHSDYFLFARSLGFSHSRLFVTYLLPNLIRPLKSVIGIVYLEMVSVMIFIELQFNTGGLITSLYRTLLDFSRPPNAYVFISAYLLVLLLPYVVLKTGFNFLTLRRST, from the coding sequence ATGAAATTATCTAAATCGTTGATTAAACAGTCCTTATACTCACTTTTGCTTATTCTTGGAGTAATTGCTTTGGTTTGTTATTTTTTAAATGCTAATCAACTTGATTCAAACTTTACTGTCTCTTTTCAACAAACGATTCAGCACCTACTCTCTTTTAGCTTTTGGCAACTATTCTTTCAAAATTATCAAACGGCTGGACAAAATTATACCTTACTATTAATCAGCAGTAGCTTGCTTTTTGTTGCACTATTTTTTATTAGTTATGCTTATTTCTATCGCTTTTTAAAACCAAAGCATCTTCATTTTTTACAGAAATTTTTCGCTAACTTAGAAACATTGCCAGTTGTTACTTTGGTCTTATTTTTACAGTGGAGCTTTATTAGTTTACATAAAGCTACTGGACTTCGCCTATTAACAACTATTGGTACACCAAGACAACCTATCTTTCTTGTTCCTTTTTTTATTCTCACTATTTTTCCCTGTATTTTTTTAATCAACTATCTGACACCTTATATTAAAGACGCTTATCATTCTGATTACTTTCTATTTGCTCGTTCATTAGGTTTTTCACATAGTCGACTCTTTGTTACTTATCTTCTACCCAATCTAATCCGCCCATTAAAATCAGTTATTGGTATTGTCTATCTGGAAATGGTTTCTGTCATGATTTTTATAGAACTACAATTTAATACTGGTGGTCTAATAACCAGTCTTTATAGGACTTTACTAGATTTTTCGAGACCACCAAACGCCTATGTTTTTATTTCGGCTTATTTACTCGTTCTTTTACTACCTTATGTAGTGCTAAAAACCGGGTTTAACTTCTTAACCCTTAGAAGAAGCACCTAA
- a CDS encoding WxL domain-containing protein produces MKLLNLATVAALSATILVGGATAFAEEAREVQTQGEVTFTPNSDEETVVTPPESEPEVVIPPVVPSTGPLTIAYAPSMNFGVQPISNQDQTYSMLAEMQELADGTGDTPYVSFAQVQDTRGNNEGWTLSVTASEFTSGTQNAELTGAQISLLDPTIDYDGNNALNAPTAHVSTLSLVPGAATTIMEAAEGQGAGSSSVVWGDQVALNDSTDAEVLNDAIQLFVPGTTAKDATTYTADLSWELTATPANEI; encoded by the coding sequence ATGAAATTATTAAACTTAGCAACAGTAGCAGCATTATCAGCAACAATTTTAGTAGGAGGCGCAACAGCGTTTGCTGAAGAAGCAAGAGAAGTACAAACACAAGGTGAAGTGACATTTACTCCTAACTCAGATGAAGAAACTGTCGTTACACCACCAGAAAGTGAACCAGAAGTTGTTATTCCTCCTGTAGTACCAAGTACAGGTCCTTTGACAATTGCTTATGCACCATCAATGAACTTTGGAGTACAACCAATTTCAAATCAAGATCAAACGTATAGTATGCTTGCTGAAATGCAAGAACTAGCAGATGGAACTGGTGATACACCATATGTCAGTTTTGCTCAAGTACAAGATACTCGCGGAAACAATGAAGGTTGGACGTTATCTGTAACTGCTAGTGAATTTACTTCTGGTACACAAAATGCAGAATTAACAGGCGCTCAAATTAGCTTGTTAGATCCAACAATTGATTATGATGGAAACAATGCATTAAACGCACCAACTGCACATGTAAGCACATTGAGTTTAGTTCCAGGAGCTGCAACTACAATTATGGAAGCGGCAGAAGGACAAGGAGCCGGTAGTTCCTCAGTAGTATGGGGAGACCAAGTTGCATTAAATGATTCAACAGATGCTGAAGTTCTTAATGATGCCATTCAATTATTTGTACCTGGTACGACAGCTAAAGATGCTACAACATACACTGCTGATTTAAGCTGGGAATTAACAGCAACACCAGCTAACGAAATATAA
- a CDS encoding beta-glucoside-specific PTS transporter subunit IIABC has product MDNKQIAQDVLELVGGEKNINSVVHCATRLRFKLKDSSVANRAGLEAHDEVITVVESGGQYQVVIGSHVNEVYKELMAITSLDTNTGGKEESKEKGSVVSTLIDVISGIFTPFLGAMAGAGVLKGFLALAIVMEWLTPESGTYMVLFAAADGVFNYLPIFLAFTAAKKFKTNPYVAVAIAAALMHPVFNAAIAEGARLTFFGIPFTAASYASTVIPIILAIWLQSYVERFFTSFIPEFVKIILVPLCVLLVMVPVTFLAIGPLGGLFGTWLGMVYSGIYNFSPIIAGAFMGGFWQVLVIFGMHWGFVPIMMTNLTEFGFDTMVPMLLPAVLAQGGAAAAVFFKTRNTKMKALAGSSTITALFGITEPTVYGVTLKLKKPFIAGCIGGAIGGAVVAFAGVKNFTFGLVSLLSLPGFISTDPNVSSSITMAIIGTIIAFVIGFVLTYILGFEDVPEDNTSIPVAKKDEPQAGDAGTYIEKEVIESPLKGQIIPLSEVKDEAFASGALGKGLAIQPSVGELTSPVNGIVTIVFPTGHAIGIISDDGTEILMHIGMDTVQLDGEGFTTHVKQGQHVKIGESLVSFDIEKIQAAGFPTVTPIVITNSKDFLDVLTTEKEDVEPKDYLMTVVI; this is encoded by the coding sequence ATGGATAACAAGCAAATTGCTCAAGATGTCTTAGAATTAGTAGGTGGCGAAAAAAATATTAACTCAGTCGTTCACTGCGCAACGCGGTTACGATTTAAATTAAAAGACTCAAGTGTAGCGAATCGTGCAGGTTTAGAAGCGCATGATGAAGTGATTACAGTTGTTGAAAGTGGCGGACAATATCAAGTTGTAATTGGAAGCCATGTAAATGAAGTCTATAAAGAATTAATGGCAATCACTAGTTTAGATACAAACACTGGTGGAAAAGAAGAGTCTAAAGAAAAAGGTTCCGTAGTTAGTACCTTAATTGATGTTATTTCAGGAATTTTCACGCCGTTTCTAGGTGCAATGGCAGGAGCGGGGGTTCTAAAAGGGTTCTTAGCGCTAGCAATTGTGATGGAGTGGTTAACACCTGAATCAGGTACGTATATGGTTTTATTTGCAGCAGCAGATGGAGTGTTTAATTATCTACCAATTTTCTTAGCCTTTACAGCAGCTAAGAAATTTAAGACAAATCCGTATGTCGCAGTAGCGATTGCTGCAGCATTGATGCATCCAGTCTTTAATGCCGCAATTGCAGAAGGTGCACGACTAACATTCTTTGGTATTCCGTTTACAGCAGCATCATACGCATCAACGGTTATTCCAATTATCTTAGCAATTTGGTTGCAAAGTTATGTAGAGCGATTCTTTACTTCTTTCATACCAGAATTTGTTAAAATTATTTTAGTTCCACTATGTGTATTACTAGTTATGGTTCCAGTAACATTTTTAGCAATTGGACCTTTAGGCGGATTGTTTGGAACATGGTTAGGTATGGTTTATAGCGGAATTTACAACTTTAGCCCAATTATCGCAGGTGCATTTATGGGTGGTTTCTGGCAAGTGTTAGTTATCTTTGGAATGCATTGGGGCTTTGTTCCAATTATGATGACCAATTTAACTGAATTTGGTTTTGATACAATGGTTCCAATGTTATTACCAGCAGTGCTAGCTCAAGGTGGAGCAGCAGCTGCAGTCTTCTTTAAAACTAGAAATACAAAAATGAAAGCTTTAGCAGGTTCTTCAACCATTACAGCTTTATTCGGAATTACTGAACCAACTGTTTACGGGGTTACTTTGAAATTGAAAAAACCATTTATTGCTGGTTGTATTGGTGGGGCAATCGGTGGTGCTGTAGTGGCATTTGCTGGGGTTAAAAACTTCACTTTTGGACTGGTTAGTTTGTTAAGTTTACCAGGCTTTATTAGTACAGATCCAAATGTATCGTCAAGTATTACAATGGCTATTATTGGTACAATTATTGCCTTTGTAATTGGTTTTGTCTTAACTTATATTTTAGGTTTTGAAGATGTCCCTGAAGACAATACAAGTATTCCTGTTGCTAAAAAAGATGAACCACAAGCTGGAGACGCAGGAACGTATATTGAAAAAGAAGTAATTGAAAGTCCATTAAAAGGTCAAATTATTCCTCTTTCTGAAGTCAAAGATGAAGCATTTGCATCAGGAGCATTAGGTAAAGGCTTAGCGATTCAGCCAAGTGTTGGTGAATTAACTTCACCAGTTAATGGAATTGTGACTATTGTTTTTCCAACAGGACATGCAATCGGAATTATTTCAGATGATGGAACAGAAATTCTAATGCACATCGGTATGGATACTGTTCAATTAGATGGTGAAGGATTTACTACCCATGTAAAACAAGGGCAACATGTGAAAATTGGTGAATCCTTAGTCAGCTTTGATATTGAAAAAATTCAAGCAGCAGGCTTTCCAACTGTGACGCCAATTGTTATTACAAATTCGAAAGATTTCTTAGATGTTTTAACAACTGAAAAAGAAGATGTTGAGCCAAAAGATTATCTAATGACAGTTGTAATCTAA
- a CDS encoding cation-translocating P-type ATPase, whose product MDKKAQLKETFYTQETDQVLEKLGSSLKGLTSSEAEKRLSEYGENQLDEGKTKSLFVKFLEQFKDFMIIVLLAAALISGAFGDIADAVIILVVVIINAILGVAQEAKAEQAINALKEMASPEARVRRDDHVVSLKSDELVPGDIVLLEAGDVIPADLRLIEVASLKIEEAALTGESVPVEKSLSLPDGEAGIGDRRNMAYMNSNVTYGRGIGVVVGTGMNTEVGKIAGMLQATDENITPLQENLNQLGKYLTIAILVIAVVMFGIGMANGREWLDMLLVSISLAVAAIPEGLPAIVTIILALGTQKMAKRKALVRKLPAVETLGSTEIICSDKTGTLTLNQMTVEKIYYNGEVRDAKEQLDLTEPVLRIMTFSNDTQISSDGSLIGDPTETAMIQYALDKGLDVKAELAKEPRVGEVPFDSERKLMSTIQKLADGRFLVTTKGAPDELLKRCLKIDKAGQVIEMTEAERAAILATNHSLAKQALRVLAMAYKFIDAVPEKLTTETVETDLIYAGMIGMIDPERKEAAEAVRVAKEAGIRPIMITGDHRDTAEAIAVRLGIIAEGDDAAVITGSDLNKISDEDFAKQVKDYSVYARVSPEHKVRIVKAWQKAGKIVAMTGDGVNDAPALKTADIGIGMGITGTEVSKGASDMVLADDNFSTIVVAVEEGRKVFSNIQKAIQYLLAANLGEVLTLFIATILGWSILAPVHILWINLVTDTFPAIALGLEPAEKDVMKRKPRGRNSNFFSNGVLGSVIYQGILEGGITLFVYWWAVTYPVHANDVAMHLDAKTMAFATLGLIQLFHAFNVKSIHQSIFTVGIFKNKTFNYAIVLSFVLLAATIVVPGLNDVFGVAHLDSHQWGVVVAAAFSIIPIVECVKFVLRKTKYKTA is encoded by the coding sequence GTGGATAAAAAAGCACAGCTAAAGGAAACTTTTTACACGCAAGAAACAGATCAGGTTTTAGAGAAATTAGGTAGCTCGTTAAAAGGGTTAACTAGCTCTGAAGCAGAAAAAAGGTTATCTGAATATGGTGAAAATCAATTAGATGAAGGAAAAACGAAAAGTCTATTTGTTAAATTTCTTGAGCAATTTAAAGATTTTATGATTATTGTTTTGCTGGCAGCAGCCTTAATTTCTGGCGCATTTGGTGATATTGCTGATGCCGTTATTATTCTTGTTGTTGTTATTATTAATGCTATATTAGGTGTGGCTCAAGAAGCTAAGGCGGAACAAGCGATTAATGCCTTAAAAGAAATGGCTTCGCCAGAAGCTCGTGTGAGACGTGATGATCATGTTGTTTCATTAAAGAGTGATGAATTAGTACCTGGGGATATTGTGTTACTAGAAGCCGGAGATGTGATTCCAGCTGATTTACGTTTAATTGAAGTAGCTTCGTTAAAAATTGAAGAAGCGGCTTTGACTGGTGAATCTGTTCCTGTTGAAAAAAGTTTAAGTTTACCTGATGGGGAAGCTGGAATTGGCGATCGCAGAAATATGGCTTATATGAACAGTAATGTGACCTATGGACGTGGTATTGGTGTTGTTGTTGGAACCGGTATGAACACAGAAGTTGGAAAGATTGCTGGAATGTTGCAAGCAACGGATGAAAATATCACGCCGTTACAAGAGAACTTGAATCAACTAGGAAAGTATTTAACGATTGCTATTTTAGTGATTGCTGTCGTAATGTTTGGGATTGGTATGGCAAATGGACGCGAATGGCTTGATATGCTATTGGTTTCAATCTCACTAGCAGTTGCAGCCATTCCAGAAGGTTTGCCAGCGATTGTCACAATTATCCTAGCTTTAGGAACGCAAAAAATGGCGAAACGTAAGGCGTTGGTACGTAAATTACCTGCTGTTGAAACATTAGGGAGTACAGAAATTATCTGTTCAGATAAAACGGGTACGTTAACATTAAATCAGATGACAGTTGAAAAAATTTATTATAATGGTGAAGTTAGAGATGCGAAGGAGCAATTAGATTTAACTGAACCAGTGTTGCGCATTATGACGTTTAGTAATGATACGCAAATTTCCAGCGATGGCAGTTTAATTGGCGATCCAACGGAAACGGCTATGATTCAATATGCTTTAGATAAAGGGTTAGATGTGAAGGCTGAGTTGGCGAAAGAACCGCGTGTTGGTGAAGTTCCTTTTGATTCAGAACGTAAATTAATGTCAACGATTCAGAAATTAGCAGATGGTCGCTTTTTAGTGACAACTAAGGGCGCGCCTGATGAACTATTAAAACGTTGTCTGAAAATTGATAAAGCGGGCCAAGTAATCGAGATGACGGAAGCTGAAAGAGCAGCGATTTTAGCAACGAATCATTCTTTAGCTAAACAAGCTTTACGTGTCTTGGCGATGGCATATAAATTTATTGATGCTGTTCCAGAAAAATTAACGACAGAGACAGTTGAAACAGATTTAATTTATGCAGGGATGATTGGTATGATTGATCCAGAGCGTAAAGAAGCAGCTGAGGCTGTTCGAGTAGCGAAAGAAGCTGGTATTCGTCCAATTATGATTACTGGTGATCACCGTGATACGGCAGAAGCTATTGCAGTTCGTTTAGGAATCATCGCTGAGGGTGATGATGCTGCTGTAATTACAGGATCCGATTTAAATAAAATTTCAGATGAAGATTTTGCCAAACAAGTTAAGGATTATTCCGTTTATGCTCGAGTTTCGCCAGAGCACAAGGTTCGGATTGTTAAAGCATGGCAAAAAGCTGGTAAGATTGTTGCGATGACAGGGGATGGAGTTAATGATGCTCCAGCACTTAAAACAGCCGATATTGGAATTGGGATGGGAATTACTGGAACAGAAGTATCAAAAGGCGCCAGTGATATGGTCTTGGCGGACGATAACTTTTCAACGATTGTCGTGGCAGTTGAAGAGGGACGTAAAGTTTTCTCAAATATTCAAAAAGCCATTCAATATTTACTTGCGGCTAACTTAGGAGAAGTATTAACGTTATTTATCGCAACTATTTTAGGTTGGTCTATCTTAGCTCCTGTTCATATTCTTTGGATTAACTTGGTTACAGACACGTTCCCAGCGATTGCGTTAGGTTTAGAACCTGCTGAAAAAGATGTGATGAAGCGCAAACCACGTGGTCGAAATTCCAATTTCTTTTCTAATGGAGTTTTAGGTAGCGTGATTTACCAAGGGATATTAGAAGGTGGAATTACCTTGTTTGTTTATTGGTGGGCCGTTACGTATCCAGTTCATGCCAACGATGTAGCAATGCATTTAGATGCTAAAACAATGGCTTTTGCAACTTTAGGTTTGATTCAATTATTCCATGCATTTAATGTGAAGTCGATTCATCAATCAATCTTTACGGTTGGAATCTTTAAAAATAAAACCTTCAATTATGCGATTGTGTTGTCGTTTGTCTTATTGGCAGCAACCATTGTTGTACCTGGTTTAAATGATGTGTTTGGTGTTGCTCATTTAGATAGCCACCAATGGGGTGTTGTTGTAGCTGCAGCATTCTCAATTATTCCAATTGTAGAATGTGTTAAATTTGTTTTGAGAAAAACAAAATACAAAACTGCTTAA
- a CDS encoding DUF916 and DUF3324 domain-containing protein produces MSKQKKISILIVLSFFIFTLFPTISLAEEAELNFNVTPHFPASQLEDSTSYFDLNLPANAKDVLGLTLTNSSDEEVTIKITAHTAYTNVNGIVEYGKTASEKNPTLTYAMEDLIEVPKPLTLAAGENRTIDIPFQMPKKSFEGLLAGGLRIEEVREETESEDDNQGLAIKNKFSFVIGVLASNNRSTIVPELELLDVFPDQLNYRNVFSATIQNTTATFVNQLEVDAVIRAEGQDEILYQSETEKMQMAPNSHFNYPIPLNGDAFRNGDYVATITARSGEHEWTWAQKFTINQETASRLNRADVTVDTSMNWWMIAASGLFILLLIVLIYLLIKRKKDKNKKTTTAD; encoded by the coding sequence ATGTCAAAGCAAAAAAAGATATCGATTCTTATTGTCCTGTCCTTCTTTATATTCACTCTATTTCCAACGATTAGTCTAGCAGAAGAAGCGGAGCTAAACTTCAATGTTACGCCACATTTTCCAGCAAGTCAGCTAGAAGATAGTACAAGTTATTTTGATTTAAATTTACCCGCAAATGCAAAAGATGTGCTTGGCTTAACTTTAACGAACTCTTCAGATGAAGAAGTGACAATTAAAATAACTGCGCATACCGCTTATACAAATGTAAATGGGATTGTAGAATATGGTAAAACAGCCTCAGAAAAAAATCCAACATTAACTTATGCAATGGAAGATTTAATTGAGGTTCCAAAACCGCTGACTTTAGCTGCTGGTGAAAACCGTACAATTGATATTCCATTTCAGATGCCTAAAAAATCTTTTGAAGGTTTATTAGCAGGAGGGCTACGAATTGAGGAAGTTCGTGAAGAAACAGAGAGTGAAGATGATAATCAAGGATTAGCCATTAAAAATAAATTTTCTTTTGTGATAGGTGTTCTAGCAAGTAATAATCGTTCAACAATTGTTCCTGAGTTAGAGCTTCTTGATGTTTTTCCAGACCAGCTAAATTATCGCAATGTTTTTAGTGCAACTATTCAAAATACTACGGCAACATTTGTCAATCAGTTAGAAGTTGATGCAGTGATTCGAGCCGAAGGTCAAGATGAAATTTTGTATCAATCAGAAACTGAGAAAATGCAAATGGCACCTAACTCGCATTTTAATTATCCAATACCATTAAACGGGGACGCTTTTCGAAATGGGGATTATGTTGCTACGATAACAGCACGGTCTGGTGAACATGAATGGACTTGGGCTCAGAAATTTACGATTAACCAAGAAACAGCTAGTCGTTTAAATCGGGCAGATGTTACAGTAGATACAAGTATGAATTGGTGGATGATTGCAGCAAGTGGATTATTTATTCTACTTTTAATTGTACTCATTTACCTTTTAATAAAAAGAAAAAAAGACAAAAATAAAAAAACAACGACTGCCGACTAG
- a CDS encoding DUF6884 domain-containing protein, with the protein MGSISANQAYTGTFHKLCQAYAKEFDSDYLILSPYYGFLKPDDFISETYDVRFTLKGVNQNTIQLAELKKQWQQLNRPETTLTILGGKKFQALLREIVGPTLLLNFPLAEAGGIGIMQKFLKDAVATKTELPIIEK; encoded by the coding sequence ATTGGTTCAATTTCAGCAAATCAAGCCTACACTGGTACCTTCCACAAACTTTGTCAGGCCTACGCTAAAGAATTTGACTCTGATTACTTAATTTTATCGCCCTATTATGGTTTTTTAAAGCCCGATGACTTCATTTCTGAGACTTATGATGTTCGTTTTACATTAAAAGGCGTTAATCAAAACACAATCCAATTAGCCGAATTAAAAAAACAATGGCAGCAACTAAATCGCCCCGAGACTACTCTAACTATTTTAGGTGGAAAAAAGTTTCAAGCTTTACTTAGAGAAATAGTTGGGCCTACTCTACTATTAAATTTCCCTCTAGCTGAAGCTGGCGGAATCGGCATCATGCAAAAATTCTTAAAAGATGCAGTTGCAACTAAAACAGAGCTACCTATAATTGAGAAATGA
- a CDS encoding DUF3955 domain-containing protein yields MEFSAQIKKIRTDNQLTQEQLAQQLNVSRQTISSWENNRNIPDLEMVVSIAKLFNISLDQLILGDDIMREKLVKDSSEVKKAKINMVSVILFLLGVLSLTAKSIIGAKVGKDGVLHEPFVLLPLGYLLVAVGIIIFVVTLIKNRKK; encoded by the coding sequence ATGGAATTTAGTGCACAAATAAAAAAAATACGAACAGATAATCAGCTCACTCAAGAACAGTTAGCTCAGCAATTAAATGTTTCCAGACAAACTATTTCAAGTTGGGAAAACAATAGAAATATTCCTGATTTGGAAATGGTTGTCAGTATTGCTAAATTATTTAATATTTCCCTTGATCAACTTATTTTAGGAGACGATATTATGAGGGAAAAATTAGTAAAAGATTCTAGTGAAGTGAAAAAGGCTAAAATAAATATGGTCAGCGTTATTCTTTTTTTATTAGGGGTACTCAGCCTGACTGCTAAATCTATTATTGGAGCAAAAGTCGGTAAAGATGGAGTCTTACACGAACCATTTGTCTTATTGCCTTTGGGATACTTACTTGTGGCAGTTGGCATCATTATTTTTGTTGTAACTCTAATAAAAAATAGAAAAAAATAA
- a CDS encoding binding--dependent transport system inner membrane component family protein, producing MKKHKLNLILLLSFLAICLLISFLYEPVLSNWMTVRVPSLKSQDGISFPPYSPNTVKPFGTDLVGFTLLSKLIQGFKYTFIIVFFLSLAQLTISFIISSFTFKYQKKRWVGYVLTYLDKLLTLFPKPFLLLLLIIPIYFTTIFNTEPNPSSNQVLLIKQLIVLLLISLPNLIQLFHNELIYLFQTDYAKASLVLGSTPRRMMLVALRPQLTILSFALFFKTVTQNLALFVYLAYFNYFLGGTLLIELDLGTQYYLPLSNEWSGIIGQNIQYLAVTPWTLLIPMAAYCLFIFIVSQINQNLKSILIGVEANEII from the coding sequence ATGAAAAAACATAAACTGAACTTAATCCTTTTACTTAGCTTCTTAGCCATCTGTTTACTCATAAGTTTTTTGTATGAACCCGTACTATCTAACTGGATGACAGTTAGAGTTCCAAGCTTAAAAAGTCAGGATGGAATTAGTTTCCCTCCTTATTCGCCAAATACGGTTAAGCCATTTGGAACAGATTTAGTTGGATTTACTCTGCTTTCTAAATTAATTCAGGGCTTTAAGTATACTTTTATCATTGTTTTTTTCTTAAGCCTCGCTCAACTAACTATCAGCTTTATCATTAGTTCTTTCACTTTTAAGTATCAAAAAAAACGTTGGGTTGGCTATGTACTTACTTATTTGGATAAACTATTAACTTTATTTCCGAAGCCCTTTTTATTATTGCTCTTAATTATACCTATTTACTTCACTACTATTTTTAATACAGAACCTAACCCTAGTTCCAATCAAGTACTATTAATCAAACAATTAATCGTTCTACTGCTTATCAGCCTCCCTAATTTAATTCAATTATTTCATAATGAACTTATTTATTTATTTCAGACAGACTATGCAAAAGCAAGTCTCGTTTTAGGCAGTACTCCTCGTCGAATGATGTTAGTTGCTTTACGCCCGCAACTCACTATTCTAAGCTTTGCTTTATTTTTTAAAACTGTTACTCAAAATCTAGCTCTATTTGTTTATCTTGCCTATTTCAACTATTTTTTAGGTGGAACATTATTAATCGAACTGGACTTAGGTACCCAATATTACCTACCATTATCTAATGAATGGAGTGGGATTATTGGTCAAAATATTCAATATTTAGCTGTAACACCTTGGACACTTTTAATTCCCATGGCTGCATACTGCCTATTTATTTTTATTGTTTCTCAGATTAATCAGAACTTAAAATCTATTCTAATAGGAGTTGAAGCCAATGAAATTATCTAA